TCCAATCAATTCCTAGCGGTGACGCAATCTTCATGAAGGTTCGTTGTTACATTATTGTCACGAGAATACACCTACtaacatttttgtatatatataggagtatAGGACGAATACTATTTTCCCTCTATATAGTTTTAATAGTTATAGGTATATACGCTGATTACACAAAAGATCAGAGTTTAGTTAGGTATAACCGTATAATAATGTGTTTGGTAGTATATAGGTTTAATTAGTTTATCGTTAGATCATGCGACTGGCcacctttattttatttaaagatcGTTTAAATActagtaatacattttttttgaccaaaaaaacaaaatatactaatacatttatcaaaccaaaaacgtGTGAGCTAGCTAGAATCTTGCGTGGGTAGGATCTGATATGTTTGGTGAAAGaacaatacaaacaaataaacacattttttgCTTCGCTGGTcccaaaattaataatttgtataatGTTGTGTTGTCCTGAGTGCACAGTGGGTGTTAACAACATGGACGGATGAAGAATGCAAGCAGATAATGAAGAATTGCTACAATGCATTACCTGTTGGAGGAAAGCTAATCGCGTGTGAGCCTGTCTTGCCTAAGGAAACCGATGATAGCCACCGGACTCGTGCCTTGTTAGAAGGCGACATCTTTGTCATGACCATCTATAGAACCAAAGGTAAGCATAGAACTGAAGAAGAGTTTAAAGAACTTGGTCTCTCTGCTGGATTCACTACTTTTCGACCTTTCTACATTGATTACTTCTACACCATCTTGGAGTTTCAGAAGTAATATCCTAAAAGCATTTATCTTCCCGTGTTTCTAAAAGCTTTTAAATAATGAATATTCAAGGAGGCCTCTTTGTTGAGAACCTCtaataaatacattttcatCAAGATGTACGTAATAATGTAACAGTCTATTTCTAAATTCTAAGTGCATCCTTAAAAGGGattattcataaatttcatCTTTGGAGAAAAGGACTCTTTGATGATTGCGAGAGTAGTACTCTTAATATCAAGTTCGACGCAACATATGTGACTTTATATGTTGTTATGcactaaattaaaaacatctattgaattatttttcttcGGCAAAGAAAAATTCCTATGGTATTATAttcttacaaattttatatcagCTTATAGTCAATTGCTCTAAAACATCTTGCATTAAAATTGAAACGTTCAGACTCGAAGATCCCTTTTCATTCACAGCCTTATTCGCCATTACTGCAAGTTCTTGAATACGTATCCTTCGCCTCACAAATTCACTATCATTATCACTTTCTTCATCTACACGTTGACAATGTTCTTCCATCACAAGCTTTATAGCTTTCACAACACACTGTTTCTTGACCAACACTCCAACTCTCTCCTCGTCTCCCCATCGCACCGGAATCTCCACCCCAACCCTAACCCCGATTTTCAAAACCTCCACGACTAATTTCTCATTGAGGAATTGTTCAGCGAACAACGGCCATGTGATCATTGGTACACCAAAACAAATCGCTTCTATTGTAGAGTTCCAACCGCAGTGAGACAAAAACCCTCCGGTTGAGCCATGCGAGAGTATCATAGCCTGAGGACTCCACCCTTTTATTACTATCCCTCTTCCTCTAACTCTCTCTTCAAAATTTTCGCGTTTTAGCCATTCTTCTAGCTCATTCATGTGTATTTCCTCGGTCTTGATTACCCAAATAAAGGGTTTTCCCGATTCTTCTAACCCTACACCTAGTTCTATCAATTGATTTGGTATTAGTCGACATAGGCTACCTAGACAAACATATAAGACTGACCTCGGTCTCATTGAATCTAGAAACTGCAAGACCTCGGTCTCACTTATCGCGATGTTACCGTTGTTTCCTCTGTCGAATAGGTCCGCCATACGGTCGTTGCATAAAGAAACGGGTCCAACGAACCATACCTTCTTATCGATGGCCTCAGCGTAGGCCTCTGCATAGCCAGGCTCCAATTCTTGGAAGCTATTAACAATAATTCCAAAGGCTTCTGATTCAGATTCGCGCATCTTGTCGCGAA
The Camelina sativa cultivar DH55 chromosome 6, Cs, whole genome shotgun sequence genome window above contains:
- the LOC104791577 gene encoding LOW QUALITY PROTEIN: UDP-glycosyltransferase 73D1 (The sequence of the model RefSeq protein was modified relative to this genomic sequence to represent the inferred CDS: deleted 2 bases in 1 codon), encoding MSKHLLNPKMESKLVSNAKRLHFVLVPLMAQGHLIPMVDISKILARQGNIVTIVTTPQNASRFAKTVDRARSEAGLEINVVTFPIPYKEFGLPKDCETLDTLPSKDLLRRFYDAVDRLQEPLERFLEKKDNPPSCIISDKCLSWTSKTAKRFKIPRIVFHGMCCFSLLSSHNLHLHSPHLSVSSASEPFSIPAMPHRIEIARAQLPGAFQKLENMDDVRDKMRESESEAFGIIVNSFQELEPGYAEAYAEAIDKKVWFVGPVSLCNDRMADLFDRGNNGNIAISETEVLQFLDSMRPRSVLYVCLGSLCRLIPNQLIELGVGLEESGKPFIWVIKTEEIHMNELEEWLKRENFEERVRGRGIVIKGWSPQAMILSHGSTGGFLSHCGWNSTIEAICFGVPMITWPLFAEQFLNEKLVVEVLKIGVRVGVEIPVRWGDEERVGVLVKKQCVVKAIKLVMEEHCQRVDEESDNDSEFVRRRIRIQELAVMANKAVNEKGSSSLNVSILMQDVLEQLTIS